DNA from Chitinophaga pendula:
GCCGCACAGGCTGCTGCACCCGTTGCATCAAACGGCCCTCCAGCTCAGATAGAGCTGCCCGCTGATCAGGAACATGCGCTGCATAACCCTCCAGCGCCTCCGCCAGGAAAGGATCATCCAATGCCTGCTTCTCCAGTTGATGCATAGCCTTATCATCCAACTCCCCTGCCAGGTATTGCCGTATCAGCTCTTCACTGACCACATTGCCTATATGTGAACGTTTTTCAGACATGTTGACGGTCCATACAGATTTTTAAATTACGCTTTCCATTCTGTATATAACTCTTCACTTTTGTCATCTCGTATCCCGTAATAGCAGCCACTTCCCGGTAACTCTTCTCCTGCAGATAAAAGAGATCTACACTCTGCTTCTGCTCTGCCGGTAAAGTATCCATACACTTCTCCATCACCTGCAACCGCTGCTCCAGGTTTAATCCGTTGTCATGATGTAATATTTCCTCGCTTTCCATAATCGGCCGCTCATCCATCGACACCACGCGGCCCTCTCGCCCCTTCATCGCCCTTAACTTCATCAGGCAATGATTCCGCGACAACACATGCAGCCAGCTCTTAAAGTTCTGTATCTCATGCTGTTGCACCTTTACTATCAGCTCCTCAAATATCTGCATCACCGCATCCTTACTCGCCTCCGCATCAAAATATTTCAGACACACCCCATATACCAGGTTCATATACCGCTGGTAAAGGGCTGCCAGATAATCCAGCTGTCCGGTAGCTTTATACTCCCGGATCAACGCTGCATCATCCGCATCCTGCATCATATTTTGCTGTATAAAAGACATCTTCTCCTTGGTGTGGGCAAAAGCAGTGCCGTTATCATTATCCGGCTGCTGATGGAACAATATACTATTAAATTTTCCGCAATCTATAACAAATTATAATGCCGATCTATATCCCTTATAACAACGAATTCCACCTGACTATAGCACAATGATAAGTGCCAGCAAGACCATAAAAAAGGGCTGTTTTATAAAAACAGCCCCTCTTCTCAATATGTTTATATCTGCTTAGTGACGGAAATGACGCATACCGGTCATGACCATTACCATATTATGCTCCTTACAGTAACTAATGGAATCATTATCCCTTACAGAACCTCCGGGTTGGATCACCGCAGAGATACCAGCTTCATCAGCGATTCTTACACAGTCATCAAATGGGAAGAAAGCATCAGATGCCATCACCGCTCCCTTCAGATCAAAATTAAACTGTTTCGCCTTCTCGATCGCATGTCGTAAAGCATCGATCCGGGACGTCTGCCCGCAACCTTTACCTACCAACTGCCGGTCTTTTACAAGTGCAATAGCATTAGATTTAAGATGCTTGCATACCAGGTTGGCAAATTCCAGGTCCGCTTTTTCCGCCTCACTCGCACTGCGGGCCCCGGCTTCTGTCCAATCTTTATAATTGTCATTATCACCATCCTGTACCAGCACGCCATTCAATACGTTTTTGAACTGCTGGGCGGGCTGCACGGCTTTACGCTGTTGCAACAGGATACGGTTCTTTTTACCTTTCAATATGGTCAATGCCTCTTCATCAAATCCAGGTGCGATCAGTATCTCAAAAAATATCTCACTGATAGAAGCCGCAGTTTCCTTATCTACTTGTGCATTACATACCAGTACGCCACCAAACGCACTCTCCTTATCTCCTGCTAATGCCTCTTCCCATGCAACCTTCAGCGTACCGCGACTGGCAATACCACATACGTTGGTGTGCTTGATCACAGCAAAAGTGGTCTCTTTAAACTCTGCGATCAGCTGGCACGCAGCATCCACATCTACCAGGTTGTTATAGGAAAGTTCCTTCCCATGCAACTGCTCAAATATCTCAGAAAGATCTCCGTAGAATACACCGCGTTGATGAGGATTCTCTCCATAACGCATCACCTGGCCCTGTGGCTTGGATACCTGGAAATTAGCACTACCGCCATCACGCAGGAACCACTGGGCAATCGCCACATCGTAGTGCGCACATACCTCAAATGCCTTCGCTGCAAAAGCACGACGTTCCTCCAGGGTAGTCGCCCCATTATTGCTGATCAGCACCTGCTCCAGATCAGCATACTGATCTTTTGAAGCCACAATCACCACATCTTTATGATTCTTACCAGCAGCACGTATCAGCGATACACCGCCGATGTCGATTTTCTCAATGATAGCTTGCTCTTCGGAAGTCGTCTTTACCGTCTCTTCAAAAGGATAAAGGTCTACGATCACCAGGTCGATTTCCGGTATCTCATACTGCTGAAGCTGATCCAGGTCCTGGCCCTGCTCCCGGCGGGCCAAAATACCACCAAACACCTTCGGGTGTAAGGTCTTTACCCTTCCTCCCAGTATGGAAGGATAAGCCGTCAGATCTTCTACCGCTACGCATTTAACCCCTTGTTCTTCTATGAATTTTTGAGTCCCACCGGTAGAATAGATCGTCACACCTTGTTCACCCAATTTTTTTACAATGGCCTCCAGGTTGTCTTTATAGAAAACGGAGATCAATGCTGATTTAATTTGCTTCTGCATGAATGGAAAACATTAGAAATTTATGACAAAGGCTCCCTGATCCGGAACCGAAAAGCAGCGCAAAGTTAGCGCGTAACAATCACTTTTCCATTGTTCGATTTTCCAGGAGGAATTAGAAGCATCAAAAATGACCGTCTTAAAAGCATAAAACTCCGACAACTCCTTGATAGACACCTTCGGATTATGTGAAAGTAAAACATAATCCGTTTGTAACTTTCTCAGAATCCGTGCCTTAGGAAGCACAGTATCCACGATGATCATCCGCTTCCCGCCAAAACTGATTGCCTTTCCCATATGCCCGCTCCAGCGCTGCCCTCCTACTAATACCGGCAAATGCCAATATACCCGCGTCGGTATAATATAACGCTCCGCCAACGCAGCCTGTCGCACCAAGGAAGTATCCCCCGCATACCACACCTCACGCCCTTTTATAAGATCTATCGCACTATGCCCCGGAATATTATACACCACAATCCGCCTCGTCCCCCGATCAGCCCACTCACTATACCATCCCATCACTATCCATAACAGCAATATCCCTGGCGATAATAATCCTCCCCTCCTCCATTGCAATAACCACCAGGCCGTCAGGCTGCAAATGATCAAATACAGACATACCAGCGCATACCACGGAAAGTGAATATGATCGGTCACAGACCAGGGCAAACGATCCAGCTGAAAAATGATATCATTTAATAATGACAACAACCATCGGATACCATGCCCAACTATCTGTGCTGCCGCCGGCCAACCGGACAAACATAATAACACCACCTCCCCGTAAAGTACCAACGTCGACAAGGGTACCGCCACCAGGTTGGCCGGCAAAAATAAATGAGGCAACTGGTGAAAGTAATATAAGCATACCGGCAAGGTAAACACCTGCGCCGCGAACGTCAGCGCCGTAGCATCCCACAACTTGTCCAGCCACCAGTTAGGACATCGCAATAGGCCGTATATCGGCCTGTACAACAGCAAAATGCTGAGCACCGCGAGATAGGATAACTGAAAACCGGCGTCCGCCAGTAAATACGGATCATAACACAACAACAGGAATGCAGAGGCTGCCAGCATATTCGCCATATTCCCCTCCCTTTTCATCAGGAAAGTGCCTATCGTCACAAAGGAAAACATCACCGCTGCCCTCAATACTGATGCTGCCGCTCCCGTTAATAAGGCAAATCCCCAAAGCAATACTAGCACAACAACACTCTTGCATATTCCCGCGCCCCGATGGGATGGCCACCAACGCATCAACCACAGCAAAGCACCATATAATAACGCCAGGTGCATACCGGAAATGGCAATGATATGCATGATGCCGGTATGCGAATATGCCTTTACCAGGTCCGTATTAAGGTCCTCCCGGTAGCCTATCAGCAACGCCTCCGCCACCCCCGATACCGCGCCCGCTCCGACATACCGGCGCAATACCGATATACAATAAGACCGGCCTCTTATCAGTAGATCCATATACCAGCCGCCGGACCTTCCCGCTATTACGCACCAGTCTCCACCTCGGAGATAGGCCTGGTATAATATACCCTTACGGGCACAATAAGCGGCATAGTCAAAACCTCCGGGATGTCCACTACCCCTCAGCGCCCGCACACGATTAACCAATAACAACCGATCTCCATATCCTAGCCGCCCCGAACTGCTGTCCTTCGCCAGGTACAAAAGCAACTTACCCCTCGCTGGCTGCCAGACATGCCCCCTAACAATCCCCATCACTTCAGCTGTTACTTTATAAGTTCGTGCCCGCCCCACCGGCACATCAGACAAACAAACAGCTAACCGGCAACTATCAGACAATAGCTGCCCAAAGTAACCTGGCGCCCTACGGGCATCTGCATTGTACATCAATAATCCTCCCATGCCAAATATCAACATCCATATACCAGGCATACGCCCACCTTCCGACACAAACCGCCGCCACATCGATCTTCCACCTACCCAACACAGATACACCAACCCTGACGCCAATAACAATACCCAATGCCATACAGACAGCATTAAATACTGCGCACATAAAATACCTCCGGTAAATACAGGTAATAACTTGAGAAATGGGGCCTTCTTCCAGATAGGGGTCACACGACAATCCTTTAATGATTAAAGATATTCGTTATCAATAGAAAAACAGTTTATAAAATGTTAATCCGCCCAAATCAGATCACCGGAAAGCCCCTCCGTAAAACATGCAAAAT
Protein-coding regions in this window:
- a CDS encoding RNA polymerase sigma factor encodes the protein MFHQQPDNDNGTAFAHTKEKMSFIQQNMMQDADDAALIREYKATGQLDYLAALYQRYMNLVYGVCLKYFDAEASKDAVMQIFEELIVKVQQHEIQNFKSWLHVLSRNHCLMKLRAMKGREGRVVSMDERPIMESEEILHHDNGLNLEQRLQVMEKCMDTLPAEQKQSVDLFYLQEKSYREVAAITGYEMTKVKSYIQNGKRNLKICMDRQHV
- the purH gene encoding bifunctional phosphoribosylaminoimidazolecarboxamide formyltransferase/IMP cyclohydrolase — encoded protein: MQKQIKSALISVFYKDNLEAIVKKLGEQGVTIYSTGGTQKFIEEQGVKCVAVEDLTAYPSILGGRVKTLHPKVFGGILARREQGQDLDQLQQYEIPEIDLVIVDLYPFEETVKTTSEEQAIIEKIDIGGVSLIRAAGKNHKDVVIVASKDQYADLEQVLISNNGATTLEERRAFAAKAFEVCAHYDVAIAQWFLRDGGSANFQVSKPQGQVMRYGENPHQRGVFYGDLSEIFEQLHGKELSYNNLVDVDAACQLIAEFKETTFAVIKHTNVCGIASRGTLKVAWEEALAGDKESAFGGVLVCNAQVDKETAASISEIFFEILIAPGFDEEALTILKGKKNRILLQQRKAVQPAQQFKNVLNGVLVQDGDNDNYKDWTEAGARSASEAEKADLEFANLVCKHLKSNAIALVKDRQLVGKGCGQTSRIDALRHAIEKAKQFNFDLKGAVMASDAFFPFDDCVRIADEAGISAVIQPGGSVRDNDSISYCKEHNMVMVMTGMRHFRH
- a CDS encoding ComEC/Rec2 family competence protein, with the protein product MTPIWKKAPFLKLLPVFTGGILCAQYLMLSVWHWVLLLASGLVYLCWVGGRSMWRRFVSEGGRMPGIWMLIFGMGGLLMYNADARRAPGYFGQLLSDSCRLAVCLSDVPVGRARTYKVTAEVMGIVRGHVWQPARGKLLLYLAKDSSSGRLGYGDRLLLVNRVRALRGSGHPGGFDYAAYCARKGILYQAYLRGGDWCVIAGRSGGWYMDLLIRGRSYCISVLRRYVGAGAVSGVAEALLIGYREDLNTDLVKAYSHTGIMHIIAISGMHLALLYGALLWLMRWWPSHRGAGICKSVVVLVLLWGFALLTGAAASVLRAAVMFSFVTIGTFLMKREGNMANMLAASAFLLLCYDPYLLADAGFQLSYLAVLSILLLYRPIYGLLRCPNWWLDKLWDATALTFAAQVFTLPVCLYYFHQLPHLFLPANLVAVPLSTLVLYGEVVLLCLSGWPAAAQIVGHGIRWLLSLLNDIIFQLDRLPWSVTDHIHFPWYALVCLYLIICSLTAWWLLQWRRGGLLSPGILLLWIVMGWYSEWADRGTRRIVVYNIPGHSAIDLIKGREVWYAGDTSLVRQAALAERYIIPTRVYWHLPVLVGGQRWSGHMGKAISFGGKRMIIVDTVLPKARILRKLQTDYVLLSHNPKVSIKELSEFYAFKTVIFDASNSSWKIEQWKSDCYALTLRCFSVPDQGAFVINF